In one window of Candidatus Bathyarchaeota archaeon DNA:
- the metG gene encoding methionine--tRNA ligase translates to MNRAALVTCGLPYVNGPAHIAHLRTYVPADIFVRLLRKLGQEVVFICGSDTHGTPITVKAEAEGVTPLEIIKEYHKHFLEFFPRMGIRFTNYGSTDHPLNHSRTIQIMDDLRENGHVYANDLKLPYCPNCDRFLPDRYQKGTCPHCGASARGDECDQGCGRYLEPGELIDTRCGICRTKPEKRETRHYFLKLTTFEGFLTEYLQGLDGTEIARNYAKKWVEGGLKDWNITRNLDWGIKVPGEPGLVYYVWVDAPIGYIASTEEWAERTGGNWKYYWKGEGSLIHFIGPGIIYHHCLFWPSMLKGAGYNVPDAVIASGTMKVEGHVFSKSRGYVIWVEEDYLEKGLDPDALRYYIASYTGHNRDLDFAWHAYGEKVNKELVGTLGNFLYRTILFAHRNYQSVPEGKVDPMVMAEVENTIEKIRDGLDEYEFKKIADSIIGLAAYGNRYLQSGEPWKLTKTDPEKAAETIHNCLWLIKALAVLMEAIFPFKAKEVWRQLGTPKKDTLMSEALMPLDAGTPIAKPTPIFEQVSKETIAELSELVSKRIEEASG, encoded by the coding sequence TTGAACAGGGCGGCGCTAGTGACGTGTGGACTACCCTACGTGAACGGTCCGGCCCACATTGCCCATCTCAGGACCTATGTCCCTGCAGATATCTTCGTGAGGCTGCTCAGGAAGCTTGGTCAGGAAGTGGTATTCATCTGTGGCTCAGACACCCACGGCACCCCCATCACTGTAAAGGCTGAGGCGGAGGGGGTCACCCCCCTCGAAATCATCAAGGAGTACCACAAGCACTTTTTGGAGTTCTTTCCTCGGATGGGGATCCGCTTCACTAACTACGGAAGTACAGACCACCCCCTTAACCACAGCCGGACTATCCAGATAATGGACGACCTCAGGGAAAACGGACACGTTTACGCCAATGATCTCAAGCTCCCCTATTGTCCCAACTGCGACCGCTTTCTCCCAGACCGATATCAAAAGGGTACATGTCCCCATTGCGGCGCCTCCGCAAGGGGAGATGAATGCGACCAGGGCTGTGGCCGTTATCTTGAGCCAGGGGAACTCATAGACACCAGGTGCGGCATCTGCAGGACAAAACCTGAGAAAAGGGAGACCCGTCACTATTTCCTCAAGCTTACCACTTTTGAGGGCTTCCTAACTGAATACCTTCAAGGCCTAGACGGCACAGAGATCGCGCGGAACTATGCCAAAAAGTGGGTGGAGGGCGGCCTCAAAGATTGGAATATTACCCGGAACTTGGACTGGGGGATCAAGGTCCCCGGAGAGCCGGGACTCGTCTACTACGTCTGGGTGGACGCTCCTATTGGGTACATCGCCTCTACGGAGGAGTGGGCGGAACGCACTGGGGGTAACTGGAAATACTACTGGAAGGGGGAAGGATCCCTCATCCATTTTATCGGGCCAGGAATTATCTATCACCACTGCCTCTTCTGGCCCAGCATGCTCAAGGGAGCCGGCTACAATGTTCCCGACGCAGTCATTGCCTCCGGAACCATGAAAGTGGAGGGTCACGTCTTCAGTAAGAGCAGGGGTTATGTCATCTGGGTCGAGGAAGACTACCTAGAAAAGGGCCTAGATCCCGACGCTCTCCGCTACTACATTGCGAGCTATACTGGGCACAACCGGGACCTCGACTTCGCTTGGCATGCCTACGGCGAAAAAGTGAATAAGGAGCTGGTAGGGACCCTGGGCAACTTCTTGTACAGAACCATCCTCTTCGCCCACCGCAACTACCAGTCAGTCCCAGAGGGAAAAGTAGACCCTATGGTGATGGCGGAGGTCGAAAACACCATCGAAAAAATAAGGGATGGCTTGGACGAGTATGAGTTCAAAAAGATCGCCGATTCCATAATTGGGCTAGCCGCGTATGGCAACCGCTACCTCCAGTCCGGGGAGCCCTGGAAGCTCACTAAAACGGACCCTGAAAAGGCCGCGGAGACAATCCACAACTGTCTCTGGCTCATTAAGGCCTTAGCAGTCCTCATGGAGGCTATTTTCCCATTCAAGGCTAAGGAGGTCTGGAGGCAGCTGGGCACCCCAAAGAAAGACACACTCATGTCAGAGGCTCTGATGCCCCTTGATGCAGGCACACCCATTGCAAAGCCCACTCCCATCTTCGAGCAGGTCTCTAAGGAGACCATCGCCGAGCTCAGTGAGTTGGTCTCCAAGAGGATCGAAGAGGCCTCGGGCTGA
- the speD gene encoding adenosylmethionine decarboxylase: MLRIKQLLVDLYGCKADLNDDKFLVNILEKAAVKAGSTVVDQLVYKFHPVGVSVFLILAETHISIQTWPEHGYAAVDIFICGEGKSPSAAWELIKKRLMPGSFEIKEITRSIGDDRG, translated from the coding sequence ATGCTCAGGATAAAACAGCTCTTGGTGGACCTGTACGGTTGCAAGGCCGACCTCAATGACGACAAGTTTCTTGTTAATATACTGGAGAAGGCCGCAGTGAAGGCAGGCTCCACTGTTGTGGATCAGCTTGTCTACAAGTTCCATCCTGTCGGGGTTAGTGTCTTCCTTATCCTTGCTGAGACCCACATCTCCATTCAGACCTGGCCTGAGCACGGCTATGCTGCCGTGGATATCTTCATCTGCGGGGAGGGGAAATCCCCATCTGCGGCCTGGGAACTTATCAAGAAGAGACTCATGCCTGGATCCTTTGAGATTAAAGAGATAACAAGATCCATCGGTGATGACAGAGGATAG
- the mtnP gene encoding S-methyl-5'-thioadenosine phosphorylase yields the protein MLKYSAEIGVIGGTGVYDPDVIEDAQSIEVYTPYGPPSDLITLGIYQDRRVAFIPRHGRDHQIPPHGINARANIWTMKELGVERIVASSAVGSLKEDYAPGDFVITDQFIDRTKARPDTFYDKGMVAHVSSADPVCPQLHDHFVDQARRLGFPVHPTGTYVCVNGPRFSTRAESRLFRQWGAEIIGMTMYPECILAREAEICYVSVAMVTDYDVWAEKPVSTQEVLETLHANSANFKGLFMEALPGIPAERECRCGEAMKYAVL from the coding sequence ATGTTAAAATATTCTGCAGAGATCGGCGTCATTGGGGGGACTGGTGTCTACGACCCTGATGTCATAGAGGACGCCCAGTCGATAGAGGTCTATACCCCTTACGGCCCCCCAAGTGATCTCATAACCTTAGGCATCTATCAGGATAGGCGCGTTGCTTTCATTCCCCGCCACGGCAGAGATCACCAGATTCCCCCTCATGGGATCAACGCCAGAGCCAACATCTGGACTATGAAAGAGCTAGGGGTTGAAAGGATCGTCGCCTCGTCTGCCGTTGGTAGTTTGAAAGAGGATTATGCCCCGGGGGACTTTGTGATCACGGATCAGTTCATTGATCGTACCAAGGCCCGCCCAGATACATTCTATGACAAAGGCATGGTTGCTCACGTCTCTAGCGCAGACCCAGTTTGCCCCCAGCTCCATGACCACTTCGTCGACCAGGCTAGGAGGCTTGGGTTCCCGGTTCACCCCACTGGGACTTATGTTTGTGTCAATGGACCCCGGTTCTCCACTCGGGCAGAGTCCCGTCTTTTCAGGCAGTGGGGCGCCGAGATCATCGGTATGACTATGTATCCCGAGTGTATCCTAGCTCGGGAGGCAGAGATCTGCTACGTTTCCGTCGCGATGGTGACCGACTACGATGTGTGGGCTGAGAAGCCGGTTTCTACCCAGGAGGTCCTTGAGACTCTCCACGCTAACTCTGCGAATTTTAAGGGACTGTTCATGGAGGCTCTGCCTGGGATTCCAGCTGAGCGGGAGTGCAGATGTGGTGAGGCGATGAAGTATGCGGTCCTATGA